A genomic stretch from Telmatocola sphagniphila includes:
- the ppk1 gene encoding polyphosphate kinase 1, translating into MSLPIIDTPPSSLDDPSLYINRERSWLEFNRRVLEEALDPSVPVMERLKFLAIYSSNLDEFFMVRVGGLQRKVQAGINRSFGADKLLPRIQLEQIGKIVRQCLNTQYEVKSKEILPALESAGVHIRTQQDLSEAERKFVQEYYRKEVFPVLTPLAVDPGHPFPHLLNKSLNLAVVLQRPKHPDKKIAVVQVPSVLPRFISLPIETGYALLPLETVIRLNMEELFPGMQIDHSTIFRVTRDSEYEIDDEEVEDLLKAIEEEVRKRRRGNAVRLEIEKDGPAEIEQFLTTALHLEQADVYRIPGLIDLTCLFQIYSLPGFANLRDPQHVPQSVTDFTRAANHFAAIRAKDILVHHPYESFNHTVDFIEAAAADERVLAIKQTLYRTSSDSPIVRALQRAADAGKQVTAVIELKARLDEERNILWARELEKSGVHVVFGFVGLKTHCKVALVVRKEEDGIRRYVHLSTGNYNPQTARFYTDLGFFTCNTDFAEDVSALFNYLTGYSELPHWKKLIVAPSRMQDFMIESIDKEAAFQKSGKVGRIRVKINGLLEPAVIKALYRASQAGVKIDIACRGICALRAGIPGVSENIRVISIVDRFLEHSRIFYFGNGGDPQVYIGSADWMDRNLSRRVEVVFPIEQPDLKKRVIDEILAYTMADNVKARELMPDGSYRKVVLKEGETPLRSQSRFMEIADRKAATPPEPEKVEGTKPPSVIRVRKKK; encoded by the coding sequence ATGTCCCTTCCGATTATAGATACACCACCGTCGAGCCTGGATGATCCTTCCCTCTACATCAATCGCGAACGGAGTTGGCTGGAGTTCAACCGGCGGGTGCTGGAGGAAGCCCTGGATCCCAGCGTTCCGGTTATGGAACGGTTGAAATTCCTGGCCATCTATTCGTCGAATCTCGATGAGTTTTTCATGGTTCGCGTCGGCGGTTTGCAGCGTAAGGTGCAGGCTGGGATCAACCGCTCCTTCGGAGCCGATAAATTATTGCCGCGCATTCAGCTCGAGCAGATCGGCAAGATTGTTCGGCAGTGCCTGAACACTCAATATGAAGTGAAGTCGAAAGAGATTCTTCCCGCTCTGGAATCCGCGGGCGTTCATATCCGTACGCAACAGGATTTAAGCGAGGCCGAACGGAAGTTCGTTCAGGAATACTATCGGAAAGAAGTCTTTCCCGTACTCACGCCGCTCGCCGTAGATCCCGGTCATCCCTTCCCGCACTTGTTGAATAAGTCGCTCAATCTCGCCGTAGTCTTACAACGACCCAAACATCCCGATAAGAAGATTGCGGTGGTTCAGGTCCCCTCCGTACTACCTCGATTCATCTCATTGCCGATCGAAACCGGCTATGCTTTATTGCCCTTGGAAACCGTCATCCGTCTAAATATGGAAGAGCTGTTTCCGGGAATGCAGATCGATCATTCGACGATCTTCCGCGTGACTCGCGACAGCGAATACGAAATCGACGACGAGGAAGTCGAGGACTTGCTGAAGGCGATCGAGGAAGAAGTCCGGAAGCGACGGCGGGGTAATGCCGTGCGGTTGGAAATTGAAAAAGACGGCCCGGCGGAGATCGAACAGTTCCTGACTACGGCTCTACACCTGGAGCAGGCGGATGTTTACCGCATACCTGGCCTGATTGATCTGACGTGCCTGTTTCAGATCTATTCGCTGCCTGGCTTCGCCAATCTCCGCGATCCGCAGCACGTGCCGCAGTCTGTTACCGATTTCACCCGGGCGGCTAACCACTTCGCGGCCATCCGTGCCAAAGACATCCTGGTTCATCATCCGTACGAATCGTTCAATCACACGGTCGATTTCATTGAAGCTGCCGCAGCCGATGAACGGGTGCTTGCGATTAAACAGACCCTTTACCGAACCAGCAGCGACTCGCCGATCGTTCGTGCCCTGCAACGCGCGGCCGATGCGGGGAAGCAGGTTACCGCCGTCATTGAGCTGAAGGCGAGACTCGATGAAGAACGCAATATCCTCTGGGCTCGCGAACTCGAGAAATCGGGAGTGCATGTTGTCTTCGGATTCGTGGGCTTAAAGACCCACTGTAAGGTGGCCCTGGTCGTCCGGAAAGAGGAAGACGGTATTCGCCGCTACGTTCACCTTTCGACCGGCAATTATAACCCTCAGACGGCCCGCTTCTATACCGATCTCGGCTTTTTCACATGCAACACCGATTTCGCGGAGGATGTCTCCGCACTATTCAATTACCTGACCGGATATAGCGAACTGCCGCACTGGAAGAAGTTGATCGTCGCGCCTTCCCGTATGCAGGATTTCATGATCGAAAGCATCGACAAGGAAGCGGCATTCCAGAAATCGGGAAAAGTGGGCCGGATTCGCGTCAAAATCAATGGCCTTCTGGAACCGGCCGTGATCAAGGCTCTCTACCGTGCTAGCCAAGCCGGCGTGAAGATCGATATCGCCTGCCGGGGAATATGCGCTTTACGTGCCGGAATACCGGGTGTCAGCGAAAATATTCGAGTCATCTCCATCGTCGATCGATTCCTCGAACACTCGCGAATCTTCTATTTCGGCAATGGCGGCGATCCGCAGGTCTATATCGGCTCCGCCGACTGGATGGATCGCAATCTGAGCCGACGGGTGGAAGTGGTTTTCCCGATCGAACAACCCGATTTGAAGAAGCGGGTGATCGATGAAATTCTGGCCTATACGATGGCGGATAACGTTAAGGCCCGCGAACTCATGCCCGATGGGTCCTACCGCAAAGTTGTATTGAAAGAAGGCGAGACGCCGCTTCGCAGCCAGAGTCGATTCATGGAGATCGCCGACCGTAAAGCGGCGACGCCTCCCGAACCGGAGAAGGTGGAGGGGACTAAACCTCCCTCAGTCATTCGCGTCCGCAAGAAAAAATAG
- a CDS encoding lysophospholipid acyltransferase family protein produces MAAKVRSLWVDWLVYLAVRVVIGVIQAVPLSISMAFAKILAQFLHFADKRHRLVALENLRYALPELSEDERKKLVRKVYRHLCLMLVEMIVFSRKLHVHNWIKYIQLKIPTDILCDLIEPKKPVLLVTAHYGNWEIAGYVLGLLGLKSYAIARTLDNPYLEVYLKKFRQKTGQTILAKKGDFDRITEILGAGGKLATLGDQDAGQKGLFVDFFNRPASTHKAVALMAMEFDTRMVIVGVPRIKEPLFFCVEVEDVIEPRQYAHLPDGVRLLTERYNKSLERLIRRHPEQYFWLHRRWKHQPRARAAKPALNS; encoded by the coding sequence ATGGCTGCGAAAGTTCGGTCGCTCTGGGTCGACTGGCTGGTTTATCTGGCCGTCCGCGTGGTGATCGGTGTCATTCAGGCCGTACCACTATCGATTAGCATGGCGTTTGCCAAAATCCTGGCTCAATTCCTGCATTTCGCCGATAAGCGGCACCGGCTCGTGGCCCTGGAAAATCTCCGGTATGCACTACCCGAATTATCGGAGGACGAACGAAAAAAACTCGTGCGAAAAGTTTATAGGCATCTCTGCCTGATGCTGGTGGAAATGATCGTCTTCAGCCGCAAGCTCCACGTCCATAACTGGATCAAGTACATTCAACTGAAAATCCCGACCGATATCCTTTGCGATCTGATCGAGCCGAAAAAGCCGGTACTTTTGGTAACGGCCCATTACGGCAATTGGGAAATTGCCGGTTATGTGCTCGGCCTGCTGGGATTGAAAAGCTACGCAATCGCCCGGACGCTCGATAACCCTTATCTCGAAGTCTACTTGAAAAAGTTCCGTCAAAAAACCGGCCAGACCATCCTGGCCAAGAAGGGAGATTTCGATCGCATCACAGAAATTTTGGGCGCCGGAGGCAAACTTGCCACCCTGGGCGATCAGGATGCCGGACAGAAAGGTCTCTTCGTCGACTTCTTCAACCGGCCCGCTTCCACCCACAAAGCGGTGGCTCTGATGGCTATGGAGTTCGATACCCGAATGGTGATCGTGGGCGTGCCGCGAATAAAGGAACCGCTCTTCTTTTGCGTGGAGGTCGAGGATGTCATCGAACCGCGACAGTATGCCCATTTGCCCGATGGAGTCCGGCTGCTGACAGAGCGCTACAACAAATCGTTGGAACGCTTGATCCGACGTCACCCCGAACAATACTTCTGGTTGCACCGGCGATGGAAGCATCAACCGCGCGCCCGAGCCGCCAAACCCGCGTTGAATTCGTAA